The following coding sequences are from one Dermacentor silvarum isolate Dsil-2018 chromosome 4, BIME_Dsil_1.4, whole genome shotgun sequence window:
- the LOC119450744 gene encoding uncharacterized protein LOC119450744, with amino-acid sequence MQRVHCFFFLQGHCSCKAGNSVRCKHMIAMLLFTNRTGIQNLDLLTSTDVKQAWGKLKGKNIYKARKIKDLCHVQSSSRIRLDTQKLDAIRQQLIAAAPQSALARHVEGRCLESASIQESAVNLCCENTGCEPDLILQHILASRHAQKFKELQFHEVAFTDWNRLKICRALMKHLSCDLSKFYEDMVAVNSAQAARICAQTVEQNSTQWQRERMLRITGSKCHTLYRFVPSLARSWQDKIVKLLTQNFAGNDATRYGKACEKPALEEYALNTGDAVSTYVYFEHYLPELVKYVRQETA; translated from the exons ATGCAGCGagtacattgtttttttttcttgcagggccactgctcgtgcaaaGCAGGGAACTCTGTTCGATGCAAGCACATGATTGCAATGCTACTTTTTACAAACAG AACCGGCATCCAGAACCTGGACCTGCTCACTTCCACCGATGTGAAGCAAGCATGGGGCAAACTAAAAGGGAAGAACATTTACAAGGCCAGAAAAATCAAGGACTTGTGTCATGTGCAGTCTTCATCAAGGATCCGGTTGGACACGCAGAAACTCGATGCAATCCGACAGCAGCTTATTGCTGCTGCGCCACAAAGCGCCCTAGCAAGGCATGTGGAGGGCCGCTGCCTTGAAAGTGCAAGCATTCAAGAAAGTGCTGTGAACCTATGCTGTGAAAACACAGGCTGTGAACCGGACCTGATACTGCAGCACATCCTTGCCAGCCGACACGCGCAGAAGTTCAAGGAACTGCAGTTCCACGAAGTTGCGTTTACAGACTGGAACAGGTTAAAAATTTGCAGAGCTCTTATGAAGCATTTGAGCTGTGATCTCTCAAAGTTTTACGAGGACATGGTGGCTGTGAACTCGGCACAGGCAGCTAGAATTTGTGCTCAGACAGTTGAGCAAAACAGTACGCAGTGGCAAAGGGAGCGCATGCTCCGAATTACTGGTAGCAAGTGTCATACGTTGTACAGATTTGTGCCATCACTAGCACGCAGCTGGCAAGACAAAATTGTGAAACTGCTCACGCAGAACTTTGCAGGAAACGACGCCACGAGATATGGCAAGGCTTGCGAGAAGCCAGCTCTCGAAGAATATGCATTGAACACTGGTGATGCAGTGTCGACA TATGTTTATTTTGAACATTACTTGCCAGAGCTTGTCAAGTATGTCAGACAGGAGACtgcatga
- the LOC125944817 gene encoding uncharacterized protein LOC125944817, with translation MDSAAIDTLLQFNQRQTASINKAVQVNPGTVPGTCRTLIDLFHSDACVKAFTGVEDLRLLMAIANAVAEVDDMKSERSVLERVTIVLVRLKTFLSFRCLATLFSVSETTVHRYFYGTIRPLAAVLEAAIPWPSKAEVQQNQPQCFAMYRDVRIVLDCTEVEVEKSHCASCRILTYSHYKGVHTVKVLVGVSPGALITFLSDCFGGRASDKACVDDSNILGRLEPFKDDVMVDKGFNIDSRCVSLGIGVVQPPFLRKQAQFSQEDAAKTLQVARARVHVERAIQRLKLFRILKGPLPWEMLAVVDEAMIIIAGIVNLSAPVLADRRF, from the coding sequence ATGGATAGTGCTGCAATCGACACCCTCCTGCAGTTTAACCAGAGGCAGACTGCATCTATTAATAAGGCTGTGCAGGTTAACCCAGGCACCGTACCCGGCACTTGTAGAACACTCATTGACCTGTTTCACAGTGATGCTTGTGTTAAAGCTTTCACAGGTGTAGAGGATTTGAGACTTCTTATGGCTATTGCTAATGCTGTGGCTGAAGTTGACGATATGAAATCTGAAAGGAGTGTATTAGAACGAGTGACAATAGTGCTTGTTCGCCTGAAGACTTTTCTGTCCTTTAGGTGCTTAGCCACATTATTTTCAGTGTCTGAGACGACAGTACACCGTTATTTTTATGGCACAATACGCCCCTTGGCAGCTGTCCTGGAAGCAGCTATCCCATGGCCGAGCAAGGCAGAAGTGCAACAGAATCAGCCTCAATGCTTTGCAATGTACAGGGATGTCAGAATCGTGCTTGACTGCACAGAAGTTGAGGTGGAAAAATCTCATTGTGCGTCATGTCGAATTCTTACATATTCCCACTACAAAGGTGTTCACACAGTTAAAGTTTTGGTTGGTGTATCCCCAGGTGCACTAATCACATTTTTGAGTGACTGTTTTGGAGGCCGTGCCTCTGATAAAGCGTGTGTGGATGATTCAAATATATTGGGTAGACTAGAGCCTttcaaggatgacgtcatggtaGACAAAGGGTTCAATATTGACAGTAGATGTGTAAGCCTGGGGATTGGTGTTGTGCAGCCTCCATTTCTGCGGAAGCAGGCACAGTTTTCACAGGAAGATGCAGCCAAAACCCTGCAAGTTGCCCGGGCACGTGTACATGTAGAAAGGGCGATTCAACGCTTGAAACTGTTTAGAATACTGAAGGGCCCATTGCCCTGGGAGATGTTGGCCGTTGTTGATGAGGCAATGATTATCATAGCCGGCATCGTTAATCTGTCTGCACCTGTGCTCGCAGACAGAAGATTTTAG